The Streptomyces laurentii genome contains a region encoding:
- a CDS encoding hypothetical protein (identified by MetaGeneAnnotator; putative;~sequence version:1) produces the protein MLDTPEAVFEALRENHERPYGLQRTVTAEELVEAAEAFEKPDVLVTALLELMSAYEYTGEHRKAPVVFARLLKLWDTTPESFSEWEAHHVFWNFKWVTTSLLQVPEVPLATVQGWTDRMRERYEAAGHGVQPVATMRYHIAAHTGVGIEDAYDLWATRPRTKLSDCEACETRRFASHLVRTGDDKAALDAWGPVFDRSQSCSEEPKTSQARALLPLLRTGRLDEARSFHLAGYRQVRGNTGTQNEVGLHLEFCALSRNEGRGLEILAENRPLFASDSAPLDHLDFLTGVEVLLARLDEDGHADTAVAGPAGREWTAGTLLAHVRAEADRLAAAFDARNGTGTVGDRRRERLARRPLLDEPLPLGLRATLARTAGATTPGPAPAPALATVTAVPDDFVTLVHEARRLDLEGHPGAGRLWIRIGERLADGTAPDPVPYGDELGPEERLRAELAEHEAFRNGMTDRHHEGLAWLNRAAGLYERAGMPWHALSARTRGLAWGTYQGGENENEAEGGAGNGTDTAEDMRAGLDALLRDAERLTTEAPFTGENAGAGEAAFGADLGKARAVEYLTVLNARAYAAFQEAMAEEPEPSDASLARAEEHTRTLRTEAERLNLPHQVANARQYAADMAGRGGDLDRAEAELRAALRDVAAAGRPWRGSRPRAQLARLLMAKDQPAEAAELLHQAIADAVRHDDTEFPLAPTYAMLGHAASHLGDFGGAVRHLSEAAARFDQAGEPDDATDARLQLADVLARSGQQADAVAVLESVLSGARDETAPAPDDRLLAQVRLTLARGLRDLEEYLPAAEEFLRLADTVAGWEDDRHIHTMVAADAAVALAMADRWEAADTAYARAVAAHEEAPNWPRIAEMAREFARLTMMSRDTEGLDTALEHLARADAVLAAVPEDTTDFAHWYETGQVHYRRARVLAGADRHPEALAEAEAAVAAYERGGENGGFPRAEATRIAALIEGNGLERLNDAITRLTGEIARCRAAGMEEAAGILDALRQDYLSR, from the coding sequence ATGCTCGACACCCCCGAGGCCGTGTTCGAAGCCCTGCGCGAGAACCACGAGCGGCCCTACGGCCTCCAGCGCACCGTCACCGCCGAGGAACTCGTCGAGGCGGCCGAGGCCTTCGAGAAGCCCGACGTCCTCGTCACCGCCCTGCTGGAGCTGATGTCGGCGTACGAGTACACCGGCGAGCACCGTAAGGCGCCCGTCGTCTTCGCCCGGCTCCTCAAGCTCTGGGACACCACCCCCGAGTCCTTCAGCGAGTGGGAGGCCCACCACGTCTTCTGGAACTTCAAGTGGGTGACGACCTCCCTGCTCCAGGTGCCCGAGGTGCCGCTGGCCACCGTCCAGGGCTGGACCGACCGGATGCGCGAGCGGTACGAGGCCGCCGGGCACGGCGTCCAGCCGGTCGCCACCATGCGCTACCACATCGCCGCCCACACCGGCGTCGGCATCGAGGACGCCTACGACCTGTGGGCCACCCGGCCCCGCACCAAGCTGAGCGACTGCGAGGCGTGCGAGACCCGGCGCTTCGCCTCCCACCTCGTGCGGACCGGTGACGACAAGGCGGCCCTCGACGCCTGGGGCCCGGTCTTCGACCGCAGCCAGAGCTGCAGCGAGGAGCCCAAGACCAGCCAGGCCCGCGCCCTGCTGCCGCTGCTGCGCACCGGCCGGCTCGACGAGGCCCGCTCGTTCCACCTGGCCGGCTACCGCCAGGTGCGCGGCAACACCGGCACGCAGAACGAGGTCGGCCTGCACCTGGAGTTCTGCGCGCTGTCCCGCAACGAGGGGCGCGGCCTGGAGATCCTCGCCGAGAACCGCCCGCTGTTCGCCTCCGACAGCGCGCCGCTCGACCACCTGGACTTCCTCACCGGCGTCGAGGTGCTGCTCGCCCGGCTGGACGAGGACGGCCACGCCGACACCGCGGTCGCCGGTCCGGCCGGCCGCGAGTGGACCGCCGGCACACTCCTCGCCCACGTCCGCGCCGAGGCGGACCGGCTCGCCGCCGCCTTCGACGCGCGCAACGGCACCGGCACCGTCGGCGACCGCCGCCGGGAGCGCCTCGCCCGGCGCCCGCTGCTCGACGAGCCCCTGCCACTCGGGCTGCGCGCCACCCTGGCCCGTACCGCCGGGGCGACGACGCCCGGACCGGCGCCCGCACCGGCCCTCGCCACGGTGACCGCCGTCCCCGACGACTTCGTGACCCTCGTCCACGAGGCACGCCGGCTCGACCTCGAAGGGCACCCCGGCGCCGGCCGGCTGTGGATCCGGATCGGCGAGCGCCTCGCCGACGGCACCGCCCCCGACCCCGTCCCGTACGGCGACGAACTCGGCCCGGAGGAGCGGCTGCGGGCGGAACTCGCCGAACACGAGGCGTTCCGCAATGGCATGACGGACCGTCATCACGAGGGCCTGGCCTGGCTGAACCGGGCCGCCGGACTGTACGAGCGCGCCGGCATGCCCTGGCACGCCCTGTCCGCCCGGACCCGCGGCCTCGCCTGGGGCACCTACCAGGGCGGCGAGAACGAAAACGAGGCCGAGGGCGGGGCCGGCAACGGGACGGACACCGCCGAGGACATGCGGGCCGGTCTCGACGCGCTCCTGCGCGACGCCGAACGCCTCACCACCGAGGCCCCGTTCACGGGTGAGAACGCGGGCGCGGGCGAGGCCGCGTTCGGCGCCGACCTGGGGAAGGCCCGCGCGGTCGAATACCTCACCGTGCTCAACGCCCGTGCCTACGCGGCCTTCCAGGAGGCCATGGCGGAGGAGCCGGAGCCGTCGGACGCCTCCCTCGCCCGCGCGGAGGAGCACACCCGTACGCTGCGGACCGAGGCGGAACGGCTGAACCTGCCGCACCAGGTGGCCAACGCCCGCCAGTACGCGGCCGACATGGCCGGGCGCGGCGGCGACCTGGACCGTGCCGAGGCCGAACTGCGCGCGGCCCTGCGGGACGTGGCCGCCGCCGGCCGGCCGTGGCGCGGTTCGCGCCCGCGCGCCCAGCTCGCCCGGCTGCTGATGGCGAAGGACCAGCCGGCCGAGGCCGCGGAGCTGCTGCACCAGGCGATCGCCGACGCCGTGCGCCACGACGACACCGAGTTCCCGCTGGCCCCCACGTACGCGATGCTCGGCCACGCCGCCTCCCACCTGGGCGACTTCGGCGGCGCGGTGCGTCATCTCTCCGAAGCGGCCGCGCGGTTCGACCAGGCCGGGGAACCCGACGACGCCACCGACGCCCGGCTCCAGCTCGCCGACGTGCTGGCCCGCTCCGGCCAGCAGGCCGACGCCGTCGCGGTCCTGGAGTCGGTCCTGTCCGGCGCCCGGGACGAGACGGCACCCGCGCCGGACGACCGGCTGCTCGCCCAGGTCCGGCTGACACTGGCACGCGGGCTGCGGGACCTGGAGGAGTACCTCCCGGCGGCCGAGGAGTTCCTGCGCCTCGCGGACACCGTCGCCGGGTGGGAGGACGACCGGCACATCCACACCATGGTCGCCGCGGACGCCGCCGTCGCACTGGCGATGGCCGACCGCTGGGAGGCCGCGGACACCGCGTACGCGCGCGCCGTCGCCGCCCACGAAGAGGCGCCCAACTGGCCCCGGATCGCCGAGATGGCACGCGAGTTCGCGCGCCTCACCATGATGTCCCGGGACACCGAGGGCCTCGACACGGCGCTGGAGCACCTGGCCCGGGCGGACGCCGTGCTGGCCGCCGTACCGGAGGACACCACGGACTTCGCCCACTGGTACGAGACCGGGCAGGTCCACTACCGGCGCGCCCGCGTCCTCGCGGGCGCGGACCGCCACCCAGAGGCCCTCGCCGAGGCGGAGGCCGCCGTCGCCGCTTACGAACGCGGCGGCGAGAACGGCGGGTTCCCGCGCGCCGAGGCCACCCGGATCGCGGCCCTCATCGAGGGCAACGGACTGGAGCGCCTGAACGACGCCATCACCCGTCTGACCGGGGAGATCGCACGGTGCCGGGCGGCCGGGATGGAGGAGGCGGCGGGCATCCTGGACGCCCTGCGGCAGGACTACCTGTCCCGCTGA
- a CDS encoding regulator (Penicillinase repressor; pfam03965;~identified by MetaGeneAnnotator; putative;~regulator [Streptomyces scabiei 87.22]) produces the protein MRRLGDLEAEIMDRYWRWNRPATVREIVDDINRHRDVAYTTVTTVTTILFHKGYLTRARDGRVWVYRAAATREIYAAALMEDGLAASEDRPAALLRFVECLDERERAALHQALRVVAPRPAD, from the coding sequence ATGCGTCGGCTGGGGGATCTCGAAGCGGAGATCATGGACCGCTACTGGCGCTGGAACCGGCCGGCCACGGTGCGCGAGATCGTCGACGACATCAACCGGCACCGGGACGTCGCGTACACCACCGTGACCACCGTGACCACGATCCTCTTCCACAAGGGCTATCTCACCCGGGCGCGGGACGGCCGGGTGTGGGTGTACCGGGCGGCGGCCACCCGCGAGATCTACGCGGCGGCCCTCATGGAGGACGGCCTGGCCGCGAGCGAGGACCGCCCGGCCGCGCTGCTGCGCTTCGTGGAGTGTCTGGACGAACGCGAGCGCGCGGCCCTGCACCAGGCGCTGCGCGTGGTGGCCCCCCGGCCCGCGGACTGA
- a CDS encoding hypothetical protein (Nudix hydrolase isa superfamily of enzymes found in all three kingdoms of life, and it catalyzes the hydrolysis of NUcleoside DIphosphates linked to other moieties, X. Enzymes belonging to this superfamily require a divalent cation, such as Mg2+ or Mn2+...; cl00447;~identified by MetaGeneAnnotator; putative;~nudix motif;~predicted protein [Streptomyces sp. C]) yields MDGTPTPRSRVSAYAIAVDDERLLLTRLSDRSPVFAPGLWHLPGGGVDHGEQPVETLARELREETGLDLAEARLLDSRAYTSVRGGTHWHLVALFYAVTLGPGTPRVTETDGSTEAAHWVPLSELRAGGLSPAAADALRLLG; encoded by the coding sequence ATGGACGGCACCCCCACGCCCCGCTCGCGCGTCTCGGCCTACGCGATAGCCGTGGACGACGAACGGCTGCTCCTGACCCGTCTGTCGGACCGGTCCCCCGTCTTCGCGCCGGGCCTGTGGCATCTGCCCGGCGGCGGGGTCGACCACGGCGAGCAGCCCGTCGAGACGCTGGCCCGCGAGCTGCGCGAGGAGACGGGACTCGACCTGGCCGAGGCGCGGCTCCTCGACAGCCGGGCGTACACCTCAGTGCGCGGCGGCACGCACTGGCATCTCGTCGCCCTCTTCTACGCCGTCACCCTCGGCCCCGGCACGCCGCGGGTCACGGAGACGGACGGCTCGACGGAGGCAGCCCACTGGGTGCCGCTGTCGGAGCTGCGCGCGGGCGGCCTCTCGCCCGCCGCGGCGGACGCGCTGCGGCTGCTCGGCTGA
- a CDS encoding major facilitator superfamily protein (COG0477 Permeases of the major facilitator superfamily;~H+ Antiporter protein; TIGR00900;~The Major Facilitator Superfamily (MFS) isa large and diverse group of secondary transporters that includes uniporters, symporters, and antiporters. MFS proteins facilitate the transport across cytoplasmic or internal membranes of a variety of...; cl17904;~identified by MetaGeneAnnotator; putative;~major facilitator superfamily protein [Streptomyces bingchenggensis BCW-1];~putative substrate translocation pore) yields the protein MALLPLTRLLPPTYRPLFAHARFRRLLPALVASDVGDGMSVVAVAWLAVLIAPAGQSGPVVGAAVAAYALPGAAGALLLGRRLRRLPARRLLALDGWLRAVLLGGVPVAWAAGVLSPVLYVVLLAGSSVLHAWGSAGKYTLLARILPSEQRLAANALVSASGSASVIVGPALAGFLATGIGPAWIIGIDALSFAVLAFQAGRLGDGGHDAAAEEAAVSAGPVDTGRSAAGFSLLRRQPELLGVLALTWFFNLLYGPVEVALPLHVTDDLHADAGLLGLYWTLFGAGAVVGGLTAGALRRLPLWPVILGVVAGWGLMLLPFGLDVPVVVTLGCFALGGAIYGPFPALSYTLFQDRTPAAWLTTVLAARSAALLTAAPVGTALGGPLVAALGARQVLAVSGAVTLVLAAAALVARLWGGRRAPG from the coding sequence GTGGCGCTGCTCCCTCTCACCCGTCTTCTGCCGCCGACGTACCGGCCGCTGTTCGCCCACGCCCGGTTCCGGCGGCTGCTGCCCGCGCTGGTGGCCTCGGACGTCGGTGACGGGATGAGTGTGGTCGCCGTGGCGTGGCTGGCCGTGCTCATCGCGCCCGCCGGGCAGTCCGGACCGGTCGTCGGTGCCGCCGTGGCCGCCTACGCCCTCCCCGGTGCCGCCGGGGCGTTGCTCCTCGGCCGTCGGCTGCGCCGGCTGCCCGCCCGGCGGCTGCTGGCCCTGGACGGGTGGCTGCGCGCGGTGCTGCTCGGCGGCGTGCCCGTGGCCTGGGCCGCGGGGGTGCTGAGCCCTGTGCTGTACGTCGTCCTCCTCGCGGGTTCGTCGGTCCTGCACGCCTGGGGGAGCGCGGGGAAGTACACACTGCTCGCGCGCATCCTGCCGTCCGAGCAGCGGCTGGCGGCGAACGCGCTCGTCAGCGCCAGCGGATCGGCGTCCGTGATCGTCGGTCCCGCGCTCGCCGGGTTCCTGGCGACGGGCATCGGCCCGGCCTGGATCATCGGCATCGACGCCCTGTCGTTCGCCGTACTCGCCTTCCAGGCGGGCCGGTTGGGCGACGGCGGGCACGATGCCGCGGCCGAGGAGGCGGCGGTGTCGGCGGGGCCGGTCGACACCGGCCGGTCGGCCGCCGGGTTCTCGCTGTTGCGCCGGCAGCCCGAACTCCTCGGCGTCCTCGCCCTGACGTGGTTCTTCAACCTGCTCTACGGGCCGGTGGAGGTCGCGCTGCCGCTGCACGTCACGGACGACCTCCACGCGGACGCGGGTCTGCTCGGGCTGTACTGGACGCTGTTCGGCGCGGGCGCCGTCGTCGGCGGGCTGACCGCGGGAGCGCTGCGCAGGCTTCCGCTGTGGCCGGTCATCCTGGGCGTCGTCGCCGGCTGGGGGTTGATGCTCCTGCCGTTCGGCCTGGACGTGCCCGTCGTCGTCACCCTCGGCTGCTTCGCGCTCGGCGGTGCGATCTACGGGCCGTTCCCCGCCCTCTCGTACACGCTCTTCCAGGACCGCACGCCGGCGGCGTGGCTGACCACGGTCCTGGCCGCCCGCAGCGCCGCCCTGCTCACCGCGGCGCCCGTGGGCACCGCGCTCGGCGGTCCGCTCGTCGCCGCGCTGGGTGCCCGTCAGGTGCTGGCCGTGTCGGGCGCGGTGACCCTCGTGCTGGCCGCCGCCGCTCTCGTGGCGCGGCTCTGGGGCGGACGGCGGGCTCCCGGCTGA
- a CDS encoding hypothetical protein (identified by MetaGeneAnnotator; putative;~sequence version:1) yields MYTPGSPADGSGYAASYQSLDSRQKRYSAALSRPSRASPLAKANTPGKWPRGLRVVAWNRTKHVISAVSRPPRRPVDAAGGGWRERIGRSGAADARPAAGPRGWVGRGRNCW; encoded by the coding sequence TTGTACACCCCGGGGTCGCCGGCCGACGGATCGGGGTACGCGGCGTCGTACCAGTCGTTGGACTCCCGCCAGAAGCGGTACTCCGCGGCGCTCAGCCGGCCGTCCCGGGCCAGCCCGTTGGCCAAGGCGAACACCCCGGGGAAGTGGCCCCGTGGACTGCGCGTCGTTGCCTGGAACCGTACGAAGCACGTCATCTCGGCAGTATCGCGGCCGCCCCGCCGTCCGGTCGACGCCGCCGGAGGGGGGTGGCGCGAACGGATCGGGCGGTCGGGCGCGGCCGACGCCCGGCCCGCCGCCGGCCCCCGCGGATGGGTCGGGAGGGGGCGAAACTGCTGGTAG
- a CDS encoding hypothetical protein (identified by MetaGeneAnnotator; putative;~predicted protein [Streptomyces sp. C]), translated as MMATEEAEQRLDAADVLNAKRTLVQLLARAGVHSGDAEHLIGLVEAGSLAVARDELGGLARGGPDAAGTPEAKDEAYVSGWLAGAGAVTGGLAALAERVLRETVGTEPSAAAPGPRSPVTRMEVERAKVAVLPLYLSFTTDSDLDPEVSEQVLTAVLGTMTARRRAGYAGRLTAFASEHRARVRRMYAEYGPGSAIAIHGRYSLLHSPTSIAVLERLVTAPAPLREEWDAAELPPAWLDGLGTAWDAAA; from the coding sequence ATGATGGCCACGGAGGAAGCCGAACAGCGGCTGGACGCGGCCGACGTCCTCAACGCGAAGCGGACCCTGGTCCAGTTGCTCGCCCGGGCCGGGGTCCACTCCGGCGACGCGGAGCACCTGATCGGCCTCGTCGAGGCGGGCTCGCTCGCCGTGGCCCGGGACGAGCTGGGCGGACTCGCGCGCGGCGGCCCCGACGCCGCCGGCACCCCGGAGGCGAAGGACGAGGCGTACGTCTCCGGCTGGCTCGCCGGCGCCGGGGCGGTCACCGGCGGACTGGCGGCCCTCGCCGAACGCGTCCTGCGCGAGACCGTCGGCACCGAACCGTCGGCGGCCGCGCCCGGTCCCCGGTCGCCCGTCACCCGTATGGAGGTCGAGCGGGCGAAGGTGGCCGTCCTGCCGCTCTATCTCTCCTTCACCACCGACTCCGACCTCGACCCCGAGGTGTCGGAGCAGGTCCTCACCGCCGTCCTCGGCACGATGACCGCCCGCCGCAGGGCCGGCTACGCGGGCCGGCTCACCGCGTTCGCGTCGGAACACCGGGCACGGGTGCGGCGGATGTACGCCGAGTACGGACCCGGCAGCGCCATCGCGATCCACGGCCGCTACTCTCTGCTCCACTCCCCCACCAGCATCGCCGTCCTGGAACGGCTCGTCACCGCGCCCGCGCCGCTGCGGGAGGAGTGGGACGCGGCCGAACTGCCGCCCGCCTGGCTGGACGGCCTCGGCACGGCGTGGGACGCCGCGGCCTGA
- a CDS encoding NADH:flavin oxidoreductase/NADH oxidase (NADH:flavin oxidoreductase/NADH oxidase [Streptomyces viridochromogenes DSM40736];~identified by MetaGeneAnnotator; putative), with protein sequence MCGYQVSIETGWDGFDMHPFRAAVEARDLAAIEALLADDVVFTSPVAFKPYPGKAITAAILRAVMRVFEDFAYEREIADPGGRDHALVFTATVGGRTLQGCDFLHFDEDGRIDDLTVMVRPLSAAQALAEAMGAQFERIAREAEAAAQG encoded by the coding sequence GTGTGTGGCTATCAGGTCTCGATCGAGACCGGCTGGGACGGATTCGACATGCACCCCTTCCGCGCGGCCGTCGAGGCCCGTGACCTCGCGGCCATCGAGGCGCTCCTCGCCGACGACGTCGTCTTCACCAGCCCCGTCGCCTTCAAGCCGTACCCGGGCAAGGCGATCACCGCGGCGATCCTGCGCGCCGTGATGCGGGTCTTCGAGGACTTCGCGTACGAGCGCGAGATCGCCGACCCCGGCGGCCGCGACCACGCCCTCGTCTTCACCGCGACCGTCGGCGGCCGCACCCTTCAGGGCTGCGACTTCCTCCACTTCGACGAGGACGGAAGGATCGACGACCTCACGGTCATGGTCCGCCCGCTCTCGGCCGCGCAGGCCCTCGCCGAGGCGATGGGCGCCCAGTTCGAGCGGATCGCGCGCGAGGCGGAGGCGGCGGCCCAGGGCTGA
- a CDS encoding hypothetical protein (HSP90 family protein; Provisional;~Histidine kinase-like ATPases; This family includes several ATP-binding proteins for example: histidine kinase, DNA gyrase B, topoisomerases, heat shock protein HSP90, phytochrome-like ATPases and DNA mismatch repair proteins; cl00075;~heat shock protein [Streptomyces viridochromogenes DSM40736];~identified by MetaGeneAnnotator; putative) has product MSPSQTSHTFQVDLRGLVDLLSHHLYSSPRVYLRELLQNAVDAITARQALDPAAPGTITVRTGDTLTVTDTGVGLTEADVHRFLATIGRSSKRTADGAFDGAGLDAARGEFIGQFGIGLLACFVVADEITVLSRSAADPAAPAVEWRGHSDGRYTLRTLPPSAVPEPGTTVRLTPRPDNAEWTSPDQVVALARHYGGLLRHEVTVVTARGETHRVNEAPPWERDHRSPLARREALTAYCRTLFDFTPLDTIELDLPAAGLRGVAYVLPTAVSPAQRAGHRVHLKGMLLTDQAPELLPDWAFFVRCVVDTTSLRPTASRESLYEDGTLSAVRDALGDRIRDWLTGLAASDPALLHRFIDTHHLAVKALARYDDELLRIVLPWLPFETTDGNVTLEEFARTHPTLLVTRSVEEFRQVAPIASAAGLGVVNGGYTYDHDLVHRLPEIRPGTSVTDLDPATVTAHLDAVDPTAELRAAGFLTVARETIALHDCDVVLRDFQPVTAPALLLDNREARHERTRAGLAADSDGLWADILGSLRQETPRAQLVLNHLNPLVRQAVTITERGLAVTTAEALYGQALLLSRRPLKASESALLNRAFIGLLTHAMHHSGTYTPGTDTPGTEPRKDI; this is encoded by the coding sequence GTGTCCCCATCCCAGACGTCCCACACCTTCCAGGTCGACCTGCGCGGACTGGTCGACCTGCTCTCCCACCACCTCTACTCCAGCCCCCGCGTCTACCTGCGCGAACTGCTCCAGAACGCCGTCGACGCCATCACCGCCCGCCAGGCGCTCGATCCCGCCGCGCCCGGCACCATCACCGTGCGCACCGGCGACACCCTCACCGTCACGGACACCGGCGTCGGGCTGACCGAGGCGGACGTCCACCGCTTCCTCGCCACCATCGGGCGCAGCTCCAAGCGGACCGCCGACGGCGCCTTCGACGGCGCCGGACTCGACGCCGCGCGCGGCGAGTTCATCGGACAGTTCGGCATCGGCCTGCTCGCCTGCTTCGTCGTCGCCGACGAGATCACCGTCCTCAGCCGGTCCGCCGCCGACCCGGCCGCGCCCGCCGTCGAGTGGCGCGGCCACTCCGACGGCCGCTACACCCTGCGTACGCTGCCCCCGTCCGCCGTCCCCGAGCCCGGCACCACCGTGCGACTGACCCCGCGCCCGGACAACGCCGAATGGACCAGCCCCGACCAGGTCGTGGCGCTCGCCCGGCACTACGGCGGTCTGCTCCGGCACGAGGTCACCGTCGTCACCGCGCGCGGCGAGACCCACCGGGTGAACGAGGCGCCGCCGTGGGAGCGGGACCACCGCTCCCCGCTCGCCCGCCGCGAGGCGCTCACCGCGTACTGCCGCACCCTCTTCGACTTCACCCCGCTCGACACGATCGAGCTGGACCTCCCGGCGGCCGGACTGCGCGGTGTCGCGTACGTCCTGCCCACCGCCGTCAGCCCGGCCCAGCGGGCCGGCCACCGGGTGCACCTCAAGGGCATGCTGCTCACCGACCAGGCGCCCGAACTCCTCCCGGACTGGGCGTTCTTCGTACGCTGCGTCGTCGACACCACCAGTCTGCGGCCCACCGCCTCGCGCGAGTCGCTGTACGAGGACGGCACGCTGTCCGCCGTACGCGACGCCCTCGGCGACCGGATCCGGGACTGGCTCACCGGCCTGGCCGCCAGCGACCCGGCCCTTCTGCACCGGTTCATCGACACGCACCACCTCGCGGTCAAGGCGCTCGCCCGCTACGACGACGAGCTGCTGCGGATCGTGCTGCCGTGGCTGCCGTTCGAGACCACCGACGGCAACGTCACCCTCGAGGAGTTCGCCCGGACCCACCCGACGCTCCTGGTCACCCGGAGCGTCGAGGAGTTCCGGCAGGTCGCCCCGATCGCCTCGGCCGCGGGGCTCGGCGTCGTCAACGGCGGCTACACCTACGACCACGACCTGGTCCACCGGCTGCCCGAGATCCGCCCCGGCACGTCCGTCACCGACCTCGACCCGGCCACCGTCACCGCCCACCTCGACGCCGTCGACCCGACCGCCGAACTGCGCGCCGCCGGCTTCCTCACCGTCGCCCGCGAGACGATCGCCCTGCACGACTGCGACGTCGTCCTGCGCGACTTCCAGCCGGTCACCGCGCCCGCGCTGCTCCTCGACAACCGCGAGGCACGGCACGAGCGGACCCGGGCCGGGCTCGCCGCCGACAGCGACGGACTGTGGGCCGACATCCTCGGCTCCCTGCGCCAGGAGACCCCGCGCGCCCAGCTCGTCCTGAACCACCTCAACCCGCTGGTCCGCCAGGCCGTCACGATCACCGAGCGCGGCCTGGCCGTCACCACCGCCGAGGCGCTGTACGGGCAGGCGCTGCTGCTCAGCCGCCGCCCGCTCAAGGCCAGCGAGAGCGCCCTGCTCAACCGGGCCTTCATCGGCCTGCTCACGCACGCCATGCACCACTCCGGCACCTACACCCCCGGCACCGACACCCCCGGCACCGAGCCCCGGAAGGACATCTAG
- a CDS encoding hypothetical protein (identified by MetaGeneAnnotator; putative;~sequence version:1) — MALLRGWGRTLAKRAGRPVAQVQKGSGDPDVARARMAAEAADWETLRALLEARPEGGDWTELLWAAGETAGVETWITGVIADAPDAALPRLVAGVRYVDWGWEARTGARASQVSQEQFEIFHERLRKAEKWLYEAAELEPGWASPWYVLQISGRGLEVGQTVARRRFEATVRRAPHHAGAHQQQLQQVCAKWSGSHEETHAFARAAVFGAPAGTPLGELVALAHIEQWLDMESGPDGEYITSPEVVASLNEAADHSYRHPDFVREGAWLGVLNAFAMAFALSGEVPAARECFDAIEGRVSEFPWQYLDGADPAAAYRKWAR, encoded by the coding sequence ATGGCGTTGCTCCGTGGCTGGGGGCGCACGCTGGCGAAGCGGGCCGGGAGGCCCGTCGCACAGGTACAGAAGGGTTCCGGCGATCCCGACGTGGCGCGGGCGCGGATGGCCGCCGAGGCGGCCGACTGGGAGACCCTGCGGGCGCTGCTGGAAGCGCGCCCCGAGGGCGGGGACTGGACGGAACTGCTGTGGGCCGCCGGGGAGACCGCCGGCGTCGAGACATGGATCACCGGCGTGATCGCCGACGCGCCGGACGCCGCGCTGCCGCGTCTCGTGGCCGGCGTACGGTACGTCGACTGGGGCTGGGAGGCCCGTACCGGAGCGCGCGCCTCGCAGGTTTCCCAGGAGCAGTTCGAGATCTTCCACGAGCGGCTGCGCAAGGCCGAGAAGTGGCTGTACGAGGCGGCCGAGCTGGAGCCGGGCTGGGCCTCGCCCTGGTACGTCCTGCAGATCAGCGGCCGCGGGCTCGAGGTCGGACAGACCGTCGCCCGCCGCCGGTTCGAGGCGACCGTACGCCGCGCCCCGCACCACGCCGGGGCGCACCAGCAGCAGCTCCAGCAGGTCTGCGCGAAGTGGAGCGGGTCGCACGAGGAGACGCACGCCTTCGCGCGCGCGGCCGTGTTCGGCGCGCCCGCCGGCACCCCGCTCGGCGAGCTGGTCGCCCTCGCCCACATCGAACAGTGGCTGGACATGGAGTCGGGACCGGACGGGGAGTACATCACCTCGCCCGAGGTCGTGGCGTCGCTCAACGAGGCCGCCGACCACTCGTACCGGCACCCTGACTTCGTCCGTGAGGGCGCGTGGCTGGGGGTCCTCAACGCCTTCGCCATGGCCTTCGCGCTCTCGGGCGAGGTGCCCGCCGCGCGCGAGTGCTTCGACGCGATCGAGGGCCGGGTCAGCGAGTTCCCCTGGCAGTACCTCGACGGCGCCGATCCGGCCGCCGCCTACCGCAAGTGGGCGCGCTGA